Proteins encoded within one genomic window of Bacillus sp. 1NLA3E:
- a CDS encoding N-acetylmuramoyl-L-alanine amidase, giving the protein MKIMLDAGHGYNTAGKASPDGMREYEFNRACAAYAKAFLEGYQNVTVYYAHSDQTDVPLQQRTNSANNLKVDFYVSIHANAYGTSWNNASGIETYVYITKPPVALAAAQKIQNHLIAETGLHNRGVKTADFHVLRETNMDAVLVECGFMTNPEEIKLLRSEAYRRTCADAIVKGVAEQFGLAKKPTPVPPPTPAPSTGIYKVQVGAFKQRDNANSLAVRLEKDGFQHFVFSENGLFKVQAGAFKDKQNADELLEKLRNAGYQPFVYRD; this is encoded by the coding sequence ATGAAAATCATGTTAGATGCAGGTCATGGGTATAACACAGCAGGAAAAGCTAGCCCCGATGGCATGCGAGAATACGAATTTAACAGAGCTTGTGCAGCCTACGCAAAAGCATTCCTTGAGGGCTATCAAAATGTGACCGTCTATTATGCCCATTCTGACCAAACCGACGTACCACTTCAACAAAGAACCAATAGCGCAAATAATTTAAAAGTTGATTTCTATGTCTCAATTCACGCCAATGCCTATGGAACTAGTTGGAATAATGCTAGCGGAATCGAAACTTATGTATATATAACAAAACCTCCAGTTGCCCTTGCAGCTGCTCAAAAAATACAAAATCATCTCATTGCCGAAACAGGATTGCACAACAGAGGAGTCAAAACGGCAGATTTCCATGTGCTGCGTGAAACCAACATGGACGCTGTCCTAGTTGAATGCGGGTTTATGACAAACCCTGAGGAAATTAAATTACTACGTTCTGAAGCCTACCGCCGTACCTGTGCTGATGCCATTGTCAAAGGTGTCGCGGAACAATTTGGATTAGCAAAAAAGCCTACACCTGTGCCACCTCCTACCCCTGCACCCTCAACAGGAATTTATAAAGTACAAGTTGGAGCCTTTAAACAAAGAGATAATGCAAATTCATTAGCTGTACGGTTAGAAAAGGATGGCTTCCAACACTTTGTTTTTTCTGAAAACGGCTTATTTAAAGTCCAAGCCGGCGCATTTAAGGACAAACAAAATGCCGATGAGCTCCTTGAAAAACTAAGAAATGCTGGATACCAACCATTCGTTTACCGCGATTAA
- a CDS encoding phage holin family protein: MRWLIGILINAVLFMGISGYFDDSFKLSGVGAAITASFILSILNILVRPILIILTLPVTILTLGFFLFVINAITLRLTDSIMGNAFEINGFGMALFVAILMSIFNVLIQKMLLEKKESK; encoded by the coding sequence ATGAGATGGTTGATTGGAATATTGATTAATGCGGTTCTGTTTATGGGGATATCTGGCTATTTTGATGATTCATTTAAGCTTTCTGGTGTTGGAGCAGCGATTACAGCTAGTTTTATTCTGTCTATTTTGAACATTCTCGTGCGCCCGATTTTAATTATTTTAACCTTGCCCGTCACCATTTTAACATTAGGGTTCTTCTTATTTGTTATCAATGCGATTACATTAAGATTAACAGATTCGATTATGGGCAATGCCTTTGAAATAAATGGGTTTGGAATGGCACTATTTGTTGCCATTCTCATGTCAATATTTAATGTATTGATTCAAAAGATGTTGCTAGAAAAAAAGGAATCAAAATAG
- a CDS encoding PspC domain-containing protein, producing the protein MDKLVRSKSDRKLAGVLGGLGNSLGVSPVLLRIIFVILLFTTGFFPLFLLYMILVFVIPNEQERY; encoded by the coding sequence ATGGATAAATTAGTTCGGTCTAAGTCTGATCGTAAGCTTGCAGGTGTTTTAGGAGGACTGGGCAATTCTTTAGGTGTCAGCCCCGTTTTGCTTCGAATTATTTTCGTTATATTGTTATTTACGACCGGGTTTTTCCCATTGTTTCTTTTGTATATGATTCTTGTATTTGTCATACCGAACGAACAGGAACGCTATTAA
- a CDS encoding DUF4097 family beta strand repeat-containing protein — MQEERKRVLKLVEEGKLSAEEALSLLNDLDKSQQKMEKKQEELVNELSTVVKFDEEKKEEDSTQFKYQSLKDKIVDFVDSAFKKIKDFDLDFNFGQATEISHIFQHGDVQLRNIDIDVANGSVVLKPWDQSDVRIECKAKVYRASSQDEARASFLKDIQFNVELGTLRFAAQPKWMKVDAILYIPQEDYENVRVRLFNGPVQCENLNVKSLKMKTANGRIAAVGLNGGKLEAETANGKIKIQNSVITELEAETLNGAIQLEGDYSRVEMQSFNGNINCKLTGANSELIDVKTVTGSIELLIPEGIPVVGELKSNLGSFSVELDGIQIIEEKTEMVQKSLHFKPILTDKQPLNIDADTKTGSISVKKSFTMDFQK; from the coding sequence ATGCAAGAAGAACGGAAACGGGTTTTAAAGTTGGTTGAAGAAGGAAAACTATCGGCAGAAGAGGCACTATCGTTATTAAATGATTTGGACAAATCACAACAAAAAATGGAAAAAAAGCAGGAAGAGTTGGTTAACGAGTTATCTACGGTTGTGAAATTTGATGAAGAAAAGAAGGAGGAAGACTCCACCCAATTCAAATATCAGTCTTTAAAGGATAAAATTGTCGATTTTGTTGATTCAGCTTTTAAGAAAATTAAAGATTTTGATTTAGATTTTAACTTTGGGCAGGCAACAGAAATTTCTCATATTTTTCAACATGGTGATGTCCAATTGCGTAATATCGATATTGATGTAGCAAATGGCTCTGTGGTGTTAAAACCATGGGATCAAAGTGATGTGCGGATTGAATGTAAGGCTAAGGTTTATCGGGCATCTTCACAGGACGAAGCACGCGCTAGTTTTTTAAAAGATATCCAATTTAATGTGGAACTGGGAACACTACGGTTTGCAGCTCAACCTAAGTGGATGAAAGTTGATGCCATTCTTTATATTCCACAAGAGGATTATGAAAATGTCCGTGTCAGGTTGTTTAATGGTCCAGTTCAATGTGAAAACTTAAATGTTAAATCATTAAAGATGAAAACAGCGAATGGAAGAATTGCTGCAGTTGGACTGAACGGTGGAAAATTGGAGGCTGAGACTGCCAATGGTAAAATAAAGATTCAAAACAGCGTTATCACTGAATTAGAAGCTGAGACATTAAATGGTGCCATTCAATTAGAGGGGGATTACTCCCGTGTAGAAATGCAATCTTTTAATGGAAATATTAACTGTAAGCTGACTGGAGCAAATAGTGAATTGATTGATGTTAAAACAGTTACTGGAAGTATTGAGTTGCTAATTCCAGAAGGCATTCCTGTCGTTGGCGAGCTAAAGTCGAATCTAGGAAGCTTTTCCGTTGAACTTGATGGAATTCAAATCATTGAAGAGAAAACTGAAATGGTTCAAAAGAGCTTACATTTTAAGCCGATTTTGACTGATAAACAGCCGCTTAATATTGATGCAGACACAAAAACAGGATCAATTTCAGTTAAAAAGTCATTTACGATGGATTTTCAAAAGTAA